Genomic DNA from Desulfuromonas versatilis:
CAATGCATACCGAGCCGCTCGCCGAGTTGCTGCAACTGGTTCTGGGCCGGAAGGGTGCTGACCTGCTGCAGGGCGACGATGTCCGGCGCGCCGGCGGCGATCACCTCGCGGATGCGATCCGGGTCGCTGCGCCCGTCCCCGCCCCGGCAACGCTGGATGTTGTAGGTCATGACGCGGATCGTGGTCATGCGACCCTCTTCCGACAATGGCTAAGCTCGGCTCTCGACCGTGGGGGCTAGGGGGCGACCCGGCGCACCGCCTTGATGAGCACCTGCTCTTCGGGCAGGTCCTGGAACAGCCCGTTGACCCGTTTGGTCCTGGCATTGCCAATCATATCAACAATATCCATACCTTCAACTACTTTCCCGAACACCGCGTAGCCGAATTCCTGCGGGGTGCGGCCGCGCTGATTGAGAAAATCGTTGTCCTTGAGATTGATGAAGAACTGGCTGGTGGCGCTGTCGACCACTCCGGTGCGGGCCATGGCGAGGGTGCCGCGGTTGTTTTTCAGGCCGTTGCCCGCCTCGTTGACGATGGGCGGGTGGGTTTCCTTGCGCTTCAGATCGCCGTCGAAACCCCCGCCCTGGATCATGAAGTCCTTGATCACCCGGTGGAAAACGGTCCCGGAATAGAACCCTTCGTCGACGTAGCGCAGGAAGTTCTTCACCGACTCAGGCGCCTTTTCCTGGTCGAGTTCGATGGTGATGTCGCCCTTGTTGGTCTCCATGATCACCTGCGGCCCGGCCCAGGCGTTAACCGTAAGCAGCACAGCCGCCGCCAGCAAAAAAAGTTTTTTAAGCATGATTTTCTCCTGATTTCCGAATCCTGACTCCTGGATTCTGCGCTTAAATGCCCTCGGCCTTAAGTTCCCGCTGCATCAGGTCGATGACCGCCTGGCGCGGGTCTTTGGCCTCGTACAAAACCCGGTACATCTGCTCGATGATCGGAACTTCCACGCCGATTTTGCCGGCAAGCTGGAAGGCCGACAGGGTGGTTTTCACCCCCTCGGCGACCATGTTCATGCTCCCCAGGATCTGCTCCAGGCTTTTGCCCCTGCCCAGTTCCATGCCGACGGTGCGGTTGCGCGAAAGATCCCCGGTGCAGGTCAGTACCAAATCGCCCATACCGGCCAGGCCGGCGAAGGTGGCGGGTTTGGCACCCATGGCCACCCCCAGGCGGGTGATCTCGGCCAGCCCCCGGGTGATGAGGGCGGCGCGGCTGTTGTGGCCGAAGCCCAGCCCGTCGGCCACCCCCGCGGCCAGGGCGATGACGTTCTTCAACGCCCCGCCCAGTTCCACGCCGACCACATCGTCGTTGCGGTAGACCCGGAAGCAGTCGGTGCTGAAGATCTCCTGGACCTGTTCGGCGACAACGGGGTTCCCCGAGGCCACCGCCACCGCAGTCGGCATGCCGGCCGCCACCTCGCGGGCGAAGGAGGGCCCGGAGAGAAAGGCCAGGCGCTGGGCGATCTGCTTGCCGAATACGTCTTCAAGAACTTCGGCCATCGGCTGCAGGGTGTCGTTTTCGATCCCCTTGGAGGCCGAAACCAGGATGGTCTGCGGCGAAACGTGGGGGGCGGCCTGCTGCATGACCCGCCGCATTACCTGGGAGGGGGGAACCAGCAGCAGCAGGTCCTTGCCGGCGGCTGCCGCGGCCAGGTCGTTGGTGAAGCCGAGATTCGCCGACAGGGTGAAGTCCGGCAGGAACAGATCATTGACCCGGGTGGCGGACATGCGTTCCACCAGGTCCTTTTCGTAGGCCCAGAGGGTGACCGGGAAGCCTTTTTTCGCCAGCAGGTCGGCCAGGGTGGTGCCCCAGCT
This window encodes:
- a CDS encoding peptidylprolyl isomerase gives rise to the protein MLKKLFLLAAAVLLTVNAWAGPQVIMETNKGDITIELDQEKAPESVKNFLRYVDEGFYSGTVFHRVIKDFMIQGGGFDGDLKRKETHPPIVNEAGNGLKNNRGTLAMARTGVVDSATSQFFINLKDNDFLNQRGRTPQEFGYAVFGKVVEGMDIVDMIGNARTKRVNGLFQDLPEEQVLIKAVRRVAP
- a CDS encoding NAD(P)H-dependent glycerol-3-phosphate dehydrogenase; the encoded protein is MSMKIGVIGAGSWGTTLADLLAKKGFPVTLWAYEKDLVERMSATRVNDLFLPDFTLSANLGFTNDLAAAAAGKDLLLLVPPSQVMRRVMQQAAPHVSPQTILVSASKGIENDTLQPMAEVLEDVFGKQIAQRLAFLSGPSFAREVAAGMPTAVAVASGNPVVAEQVQEIFSTDCFRVYRNDDVVGVELGGALKNVIALAAGVADGLGFGHNSRAALITRGLAEITRLGVAMGAKPATFAGLAGMGDLVLTCTGDLSRNRTVGMELGRGKSLEQILGSMNMVAEGVKTTLSAFQLAGKIGVEVPIIEQMYRVLYEAKDPRQAVIDLMQRELKAEGI